The following proteins come from a genomic window of Macaca fascicularis isolate 582-1 chromosome 8, T2T-MFA8v1.1:
- the LETM2 gene encoding LETM1 domain-containing protein LETM2, mitochondrial isoform X6, with protein sequence MAFYSYNSVLAIARTRFPSHFVHPTCSSYSPSCAFLHLPDSHLNKTCMKNYESKKYSDPSQPGNTVLHPGTRLIQKLHTSTCWLREVPGKPQLEQAPKHPQVTSPQATKETGTKIKEGEQSYRQKIMDELKYFYNGFYLLWIDAKVAARMVWRLLHGQVLTRRERRRVGKNHI encoded by the exons atggcCTTCTACAGTTATAATTCAGTCTTAGCTATTGCTCGAACAAG ATTCCCTAGCCATTTTGTCCATCCTACCTGCTCTTCTTATTCCCCATCATGTGCATTTCTTCACTTGCCAGATTCCCATTTAAATAAGACATGTATGAAGAACTATGAGAGCAAGAAGTACTCGGATCCCAGTCAGCCAGGCAATACAGTACTTCACCCAGGAACTAGACTAATACAAAAGCTACACACATCCACTTGCTGGCTGCGAGAGGTTCCTGGCAAACCTCAGCTGGAGCAAGCCCCAAAACATCCACAGGTGACGAGCCCTCAGGCCACAAAAGAAACTGGCACGAAGATTAAAGAAGGCGAACAATCTTATAGACAAAAAATCATGGatgaacttaaatatttttacaatggaTTCTACTTACTTTGGATTGATGCCAAAGTTGCTGCCAGAATGGTTTGGAGGCTGTTGCATGGACAGGTCCTAACCAGACGAGAGAGACGAAGGGTAGGCAAGAAtcatatttga